The following are encoded together in the Acidovorax sp. KKS102 genome:
- a CDS encoding LysR family transcriptional regulator, producing MNSSSKLMNVSTRQLHAFLEVTRLQSFAKAAEQVHLSPSGMSMLVKELEDQVGARLFDRTTRSITLTDAGRRLQPVAERVVGELRALGAVLDGNEAAVRSRLLVAATPMISASLLPEVIRGFAQSHPGVQVQLSDVEVGTVRQRVLDGEADIGFGFFVKPAVGLSRQPLCKFRLMRISPPDAAHTSGQLSDSQPWSRLKDVPLVSLPSGNPIQVVIEKQLSRLGLAHQERPRMNLIGTLIGMVRAGRGSAIVPSFALEECLRQGLGVAMLREPVVHLDLYLAYRRGTQQKPAAMAFADALREAAVRLPA from the coding sequence ATGAATTCTTCATCAAAGCTGATGAATGTCAGCACCCGCCAGCTCCACGCTTTTCTGGAGGTCACGCGCCTGCAGAGCTTTGCCAAGGCGGCCGAGCAGGTGCACCTGTCGCCCTCGGGCATGAGCATGCTGGTCAAGGAGCTGGAGGACCAGGTGGGCGCCCGCCTGTTTGACCGCACCACGCGGTCGATCACGCTGACCGACGCCGGGCGCCGCCTGCAGCCCGTGGCCGAGCGCGTGGTGGGCGAGCTGCGCGCCCTGGGCGCCGTGCTGGACGGCAACGAGGCCGCCGTGCGCTCGCGCCTGCTGGTGGCGGCCACCCCCATGATCTCGGCCAGCCTGCTGCCCGAGGTGATTCGCGGCTTTGCGCAAAGCCACCCCGGCGTGCAGGTGCAGCTCAGCGACGTTGAGGTAGGCACCGTGCGCCAGCGTGTGCTCGACGGCGAGGCCGACATCGGCTTTGGCTTCTTCGTCAAACCCGCCGTGGGGCTGTCGCGCCAGCCCTTGTGCAAGTTCCGCCTCATGCGCATCAGCCCGCCCGATGCGGCGCACACCAGCGGCCAGTTGTCCGACAGCCAGCCCTGGAGCCGCCTCAAAGACGTGCCCCTGGTCAGCCTGCCGTCGGGCAACCCCATCCAGGTGGTCATCGAAAAGCAGCTCTCCCGCCTGGGCTTGGCCCACCAGGAGCGCCCTCGCATGAACCTCATCGGCACCCTCATCGGCATGGTGCGCGCAGGCCGTGGCAGCGCCATCGTGCCCTCGTTTGCGCTGGAAGAATGCCTGCGCCAGGGCCTGGGCGTCGCCATGCTGCGCGAGCCCGTGGTGCACCTGGACCTGTACCTGGCCTACCGCCGGGGCACGCAGCAAAAGCCGGCGGCGATGGCGTTTGCCGACGCGTTGCGGGAGGCGGCGGTGCGGTTGCCGGCGTAG
- the yjjJ gene encoding type II toxin-antitoxin system HipA family toxin YjjJ yields the protein MPSAAQTYANAIRPLLRPGPAKAQALAQALQVSQPTVSRALSALGDEVVPFGAARSIQYTLRDPQRADLEAAVYRVTPQGALETLGTLVPVCPQGFVMVEAGGARLHSDGLPWWLFDMRPQGYLGRAYCQRHGQRLGLPERLGDWSDTHALRAILDQGDDMPGNLLIGPTARDQFVNAPDPVPIAAAQKLHTYAQLADLAARGEVAGSSAAGEQPKFTAYAEQADGTAAHVMVKFTAELDTPVSARWRDLLLGEHIALQVLRDHGVPAAQSMTWMHGTQRFLEVQRFDRLGARGRRALHSFAALDAEFVGSGGNWPVIARALWKSGVITPQAFDTACLLWAFGTLIGNTDMHSGNLSCLSEGRRPYELAPAYDMTPMAFAPTAGGGLPNRTLELTVGEQVSATAWKEALAMAQVFARRVEDAEGFSAGFDMCKAELVRHVRVTEERVGRLAV from the coding sequence ATGCCCTCCGCCGCCCAGACCTACGCCAACGCCATCCGCCCCCTGCTACGCCCCGGCCCCGCCAAGGCGCAGGCGCTGGCTCAGGCGCTGCAGGTCAGCCAGCCCACCGTCTCGCGGGCGCTTAGCGCGCTGGGTGACGAGGTGGTGCCTTTTGGCGCGGCAAGATCTATTCAATACACACTCCGCGATCCCCAGCGCGCCGATCTGGAGGCCGCCGTGTACCGCGTCACCCCCCAGGGCGCGCTCGAAACCCTGGGCACCCTCGTCCCGGTATGCCCGCAGGGCTTTGTGATGGTAGAAGCGGGCGGGGCCCGGCTGCACAGCGACGGCCTGCCTTGGTGGCTTTTTGACATGCGCCCGCAGGGCTACCTGGGGCGCGCCTACTGCCAGCGGCACGGCCAGCGCCTGGGCCTGCCCGAGCGGCTGGGCGACTGGAGCGACACCCATGCGCTGCGCGCCATCCTGGACCAGGGCGACGACATGCCCGGCAACCTGCTCATCGGCCCCACCGCGCGCGACCAGTTCGTCAACGCGCCCGACCCGGTGCCCATTGCAGCGGCGCAAAAGCTGCACACCTACGCCCAGCTGGCCGACCTGGCCGCACGCGGCGAAGTGGCGGGCTCGTCTGCCGCCGGGGAACAACCCAAGTTCACCGCCTACGCAGAGCAGGCCGACGGCACCGCCGCGCATGTGATGGTCAAGTTCACCGCAGAACTCGACACCCCCGTCAGCGCCCGCTGGCGCGACCTGCTGCTGGGCGAACACATCGCCCTGCAGGTGCTGCGGGACCATGGTGTTCCTGCCGCGCAATCCATGACCTGGATGCACGGCACCCAACGGTTTCTGGAAGTGCAGCGGTTTGACCGGTTGGGTGCGCGCGGGCGAAGGGCGCTGCATTCCTTCGCCGCGCTGGACGCCGAGTTTGTCGGCAGCGGCGGCAACTGGCCGGTGATCGCCAGGGCGTTGTGGAAGTCCGGGGTCATCACCCCCCAGGCCTTCGACACGGCCTGCCTGCTGTGGGCGTTTGGCACCCTGATCGGCAATACCGACATGCACAGCGGCAATCTCTCGTGTTTGTCAGAGGGGCGCAGGCCTTATGAGCTGGCGCCTGCGTATGACATGACGCCCATGGCGTTTGCACCCACGGCGGGGGGAGGTTTGCCGAACCGGACGCTGGAACTGACGGTGGGGGAGCAGGTCAGCGCGACGGCTTGGAAAGAGGCGCTGGCAATGGCGCAGGTGTTTGCTCGCCGGGTGGAAGATGCGGAAGGATTCAGCGCGGGTTTTGACATGTGCAAGGCCGAGTTGGTGCGCCATGTGAGGGTGACTGAGGAGCGTGTTGGGCGGCTAGCTGTTTAG